A genome region from Sphingomonas sp. BGYR3 includes the following:
- the gltX gene encoding glutamate--tRNA ligase: MESGSKSGGAGTRPVVTRFAPSPTGFLHIGGARTALFNWLYARHYGGQFLLRIEDTDRARSTQPAIDAILDGMRWLGLDWDGDAVFQFARADRHAAVAHELLERGHAYRCWLTQDELAEMRVRAQAEKRPFRVDSPWRDADPATGPTDRAPVIRLKAPREGAVTIEDQVQGPVTVQNAEIDDFVLLRSDGTPTYMLAVVVDDHDMGVTHVIRGDDHLNNAFRQLALVRAMDWPEPVYAHVPLIHGSDGAKLSKRHGALGVEAYRDELGVLPEALSNYLLRLGWGHGDEEIISRERATEVFDLAGVGRSPSRFDLKKLENLNGHYLREADDARLTDLVAARIAMPLNDTQRDLLLRTMPFLKPRAANLNDLADGAQFLFRTRPLAIDADAKPLLEGESRSILARVHDALAAEADWSAEPLDQAVRRVAEDMGVKLGAVAQPLRAALTGRRTSPGIFDVLAVLGREESLGRIADQAAQAAK; this comes from the coding sequence ATGGAATCCGGCAGCAAATCCGGCGGCGCGGGCACACGCCCCGTCGTCACCCGTTTCGCCCCGTCGCCGACGGGGTTCCTGCATATCGGCGGCGCTCGCACGGCGCTGTTCAACTGGCTGTATGCCCGGCATTACGGCGGGCAATTCCTGCTGCGGATCGAGGATACCGACCGGGCTCGATCGACTCAGCCGGCGATTGACGCGATCCTTGACGGGATGCGCTGGCTGGGCCTGGACTGGGACGGCGACGCCGTGTTCCAGTTCGCCCGGGCCGATCGCCATGCCGCCGTGGCGCATGAACTGCTGGAACGCGGTCATGCCTATCGCTGCTGGCTGACCCAGGACGAGCTGGCCGAAATGCGTGTCCGCGCTCAGGCGGAAAAGCGGCCGTTTCGCGTCGATAGCCCCTGGCGTGACGCCGATCCGGCGACTGGCCCCACTGACCGCGCGCCGGTCATCCGGCTGAAAGCCCCGCGCGAGGGCGCCGTGACGATCGAGGATCAGGTACAGGGCCCGGTGACAGTGCAGAATGCCGAGATCGATGATTTTGTGCTGCTGCGGTCCGACGGTACGCCCACCTATATGCTTGCGGTGGTGGTCGACGATCACGACATGGGCGTCACTCATGTCATTCGCGGCGACGATCATTTGAACAACGCATTCCGTCAGCTCGCGCTGGTTCGCGCCATGGACTGGCCGGAACCGGTCTATGCCCATGTCCCGCTGATCCACGGGTCGGACGGGGCAAAGCTGTCCAAGCGGCACGGCGCGCTGGGCGTAGAGGCCTATCGCGACGAGCTGGGCGTGCTGCCGGAGGCGCTGTCCAACTATCTGCTGCGGCTCGGCTGGGGGCATGGCGATGAAGAGATCATCAGCCGGGAACGGGCGACAGAGGTGTTCGACCTGGCGGGCGTCGGCCGCTCACCATCGCGGTTCGACCTGAAGAAGCTGGAGAACCTGAACGGTCATTATCTGCGCGAGGCGGACGATGCGCGGCTGACCGATCTGGTCGCGGCGCGCATCGCCATGCCCCTGAACGATACGCAGCGCGACTTGTTGCTGCGCACCATGCCGTTCCTGAAACCGCGGGCCGCCAATCTCAACGATCTGGCCGATGGGGCGCAGTTTCTATTTCGCACTCGCCCGCTAGCGATTGACGCGGATGCAAAACCCCTGCTTGAGGGCGAATCACGATCGATCTTGGCCCGGGTGCATGATGCGCTGGCTGCCGAAGCGGACTGGTCGGCCGAACCCCTGGACCAGGCGGTGCGCCGCGTGGCGGAAGACATGGGGGTCAAGCTGGGCGCGGTGGCACAGCCATTGCGCGCGGCATTGACCGGCCGGCGGACCTCGCCGGGCATCTTCGACGTTCTGGCGGTGCTGGGACGCGAGGAAAGCCTGGGCCGGATCGCCGATCAGGCTGCGCAAGCGGCCAAATGA
- a CDS encoding citrate synthase: MTDTAKLQTPTKDVEYPVMSGTVGPQVVDIRKLYAQTGMFTYDPGFTSTASCESTLTYIDGDEGVLLHRGYPIGQLAEQSSFMETAYLLLNGELPDQGELDKFVYTISRHTMLHEQLATFYRGFRRDAHPMAIMCGVVGALSAFYHDSTDITDPKHRLIASHRLIAKMPTIAAMAYKYSVGQPFMYPKNELSYTGNFLQMTFGVPAEEYVVNPVVEKALDRIFILHADHEQNASTSTVRLAGSSGANPFACIAAGIACLWGPAHGGANEAALNMLREIGRPDRIPEYIARAKNKDDPFRLMGFGHRVYKNYDPRATVMQKTVREVFEALNVDDPVFEVALQLEEMALNDDYFIEKKLFPNVDFYSGVILSAIGFPTTMFTALFALARTVGWVAQWNEMIADPDQKIGRPRQLYTGPTQRDYVPLNQR, from the coding sequence ATGACGGATACCGCAAAGCTGCAGACACCGACCAAGGATGTCGAATATCCGGTGATGTCGGGCACGGTTGGCCCGCAGGTCGTCGACATCCGCAAGCTTTATGCCCAGACGGGCATGTTCACCTATGACCCCGGCTTCACCTCGACGGCCAGCTGCGAATCCACGCTGACCTATATCGATGGCGACGAGGGCGTGCTGCTGCATCGCGGCTATCCGATCGGTCAGCTTGCGGAACAGTCCAGCTTCATGGAAACCGCCTATCTGCTGCTGAACGGCGAGCTTCCGGATCAGGGCGAACTGGACAAGTTCGTCTATACGATCAGCCGTCACACCATGCTGCACGAACAGCTGGCGACCTTTTACCGCGGGTTCCGCCGCGATGCGCACCCGATGGCGATCATGTGCGGCGTCGTGGGTGCCCTCAGCGCCTTTTATCACGATTCGACCGACATCACCGATCCGAAGCACCGGCTGATCGCCAGCCACCGGCTGATCGCCAAGATGCCGACGATCGCGGCGATGGCGTACAAATATTCGGTCGGTCAGCCGTTCATGTATCCCAAGAACGAGCTGTCCTACACCGGCAACTTCCTGCAGATGACGTTCGGCGTCCCGGCCGAGGAATATGTGGTGAACCCGGTCGTCGAAAAGGCGCTGGACCGCATCTTCATCCTGCACGCCGATCACGAACAGAACGCGTCGACCTCCACCGTCCGGCTGGCCGGTTCGTCGGGCGCCAACCCGTTCGCCTGCATCGCGGCGGGCATTGCATGCCTGTGGGGCCCCGCCCATGGCGGCGCGAACGAAGCGGCGCTCAACATGCTGCGCGAAATCGGCCGGCCCGACCGGATTCCCGAATATATCGCCCGGGCAAAGAACAAGGACGACCCGTTCCGGCTGATGGGCTTTGGCCACCGCGTGTACAAGAATTACGACCCGCGCGCGACCGTGATGCAAAAGACGGTGCGGGAAGTGTTCGAGGCGCTGAACGTCGATGACCCCGTGTTCGAAGTTGCGCTGCAGCTTGAGGAAATGGCGCTGAACGATGATTATTTCATCGAAAAGAAGCTGTTCCCGAACGTCGATTTCTATTCCGGCGTGATCCTGTCGGCCATCGGGTTCCCGACCACGATGTTCACCGCGCTGTTCGCGCTGGCCCGCACCGTGGGCTGGGTGGCGCAGTGGAACGAGATGATCGCCGATCCGGATCAGAAGATCGGCCGCCCGCGTCAGCTGTATACCGGCCCGACGCAGCGCGACTATGTTCCGCTGAACCAGCGATAA
- a CDS encoding HAMP domain-containing sensor histidine kinase: protein MADTHSPVLARLDPQGCLVEGDARLLDLNAAAGGALGKPLSLPELSTLASLALRLRVPIARTIDLADGDIDLRMAVRLVPDEQGVRIEGGRWQAAMPPAPTDTATVAWGLGAAGSAGSWTVDGALRLTRIGADLTAPEPDGAAHLLGAPVTQLFRLEPDTDGGLPMLAGVAAVAAFSGQRAVLRATGQAMLLSGRSLTDAVGRFAGIEGVAEPVPDAADQVPEADAAASPLAIAERLERALRVPLRRIIANADSIGEQSDGPIRSEYAAYARDIATAGRHLIGLVEDLAQVQTIDSPDFQLVVEPVDLAELGRRAAGLLSVRAEAGQVRIDAPTPGDRVDAQGDYRRVLQILVNLIGNAVRYSPPGASVWVRLERDGPNACVIVADQGKGIAVEDQARIFEKFERVDPAEPGGSGLGLYIARRLARAMGGDIVVDSAPGQGARFTLTLRAA from the coding sequence ATGGCCGACACGCACTCTCCCGTCCTTGCCCGGCTGGACCCGCAGGGGTGCCTGGTCGAAGGGGATGCCCGGCTGCTTGACCTGAATGCTGCCGCTGGCGGCGCGCTTGGCAAGCCGTTGTCGCTGCCCGAACTGTCGACGCTGGCATCGCTGGCGCTGCGGCTGCGCGTTCCGATCGCTCGCACGATCGACCTGGCCGATGGCGACATCGACCTGCGCATGGCTGTCCGGCTGGTGCCCGACGAACAGGGCGTGCGGATCGAGGGCGGGCGATGGCAGGCCGCGATGCCACCGGCGCCGACCGATACTGCGACCGTCGCATGGGGGCTGGGCGCTGCCGGATCGGCGGGCAGCTGGACCGTGGACGGCGCACTGCGCCTGACCCGCATTGGGGCCGACCTGACCGCGCCGGAACCGGACGGTGCCGCCCATCTGCTGGGTGCGCCCGTCACTCAGTTGTTCCGGCTGGAACCGGACACCGATGGCGGCCTTCCCATGCTGGCCGGGGTTGCGGCAGTCGCCGCCTTTTCCGGACAGCGCGCGGTGCTGCGCGCCACGGGGCAGGCGATGCTGCTGTCCGGCCGCTCGCTGACGGACGCGGTTGGCCGCTTTGCCGGGATTGAGGGGGTTGCCGAACCGGTCCCGGATGCCGCGGATCAGGTGCCGGAGGCGGATGCAGCGGCATCGCCGCTTGCCATTGCAGAGCGGCTGGAACGGGCGCTGCGTGTGCCGCTGCGCCGGATCATCGCCAATGCCGATTCCATCGGCGAACAGTCCGATGGGCCGATCCGCAGCGAATATGCCGCCTATGCCCGCGATATCGCCACGGCGGGCCGTCATCTGATCGGGCTGGTCGAGGATCTGGCGCAGGTGCAGACAATCGATTCGCCCGATTTCCAACTGGTCGTCGAACCCGTCGATCTGGCCGAGCTGGGCCGCCGCGCTGCGGGCCTTTTGTCCGTGCGGGCAGAGGCGGGGCAGGTGCGGATCGATGCGCCGACGCCCGGTGACCGGGTCGATGCGCAGGGCGATTATCGCCGCGTGCTGCAAATCCTGGTCAACCTGATCGGCAACGCCGTCCGCTATTCGCCGCCCGGCGCTTCTGTCTGGGTGCGGCTGGAACGCGACGGGCCGAATGCCTGCGTGATCGTTGCCGATCAGGGCAAGGGCATCGCGGTCGAGGATCAGGCCCGGATTTTCGAAAAGTTCGAGCGAGTGGACCCGGCCGAACCGGGTGGCAGCGGCCTAGGCCTCTATATCGCGCGGCGGCTTGCCCGCGCGATGGGCGGGGACATTGTCGTTGATAGCGCCCCCGGGCAGGGCGCGCGCTTCACGTTGACGCTGCGCGCCGCCTGA
- a CDS encoding DUF1343 domain-containing protein, which yields MNFGIDRLLADPELRRPLAGKRVALLAHPASVTRDLTHSLDALVAAGVEVSAMFGPQHGVRGDLQDNMMESPDFVDPTYGVPVFSLYGEVRRPTAQSMATFDVMLVDLQDVGCRIYTFVTTLLYVLEAAARYEKAVWVLDRPNPAGRPVEGTLLQHGWESFVGAGPMVMRHGMTLGEMGHWFIDHFGLNVDYRVIEMEGWVPDAAPGHGWPPERPWINPSPNAPNVNMARAYAGTVMLEGTTLSEGRGTTRPLELFGAPDIDARAVIGEMHRIAPEWLVGCTLRDFWFQPTFHKHSGQLCSGVFIHADAPGYDHAAFRPWRVQAAGLKAIRSLYPEYQLWRDFPYEYVFDRLAIDVINGGRALRDWVDDAAATPADLDAIALPDEAAWEETRRPFLIY from the coding sequence ATGAATTTCGGTATCGACCGGCTGCTCGCCGACCCTGAGCTTCGACGCCCCCTGGCGGGCAAGCGCGTGGCGCTGCTAGCGCATCCCGCATCGGTGACGCGCGACCTGACCCACAGCCTGGATGCGCTGGTCGCTGCCGGGGTCGAGGTTAGCGCGATGTTCGGCCCCCAGCATGGCGTCCGCGGCGATTTGCAGGACAACATGATGGAATCGCCCGATTTCGTCGATCCGACCTATGGCGTGCCGGTGTTCAGCCTGTATGGCGAGGTGCGCCGGCCGACCGCGCAATCCATGGCCACGTTCGACGTGATGCTGGTCGACCTGCAGGATGTCGGCTGCCGCATCTACACCTTTGTCACCACGCTGCTTTATGTGCTGGAAGCCGCCGCCCGGTACGAAAAGGCGGTATGGGTGCTCGACCGGCCCAATCCCGCCGGACGCCCGGTCGAAGGAACGCTGCTGCAGCACGGTTGGGAAAGTTTCGTCGGGGCAGGGCCGATGGTGATGCGCCACGGCATGACGCTGGGCGAGATGGGCCACTGGTTCATCGACCATTTCGGACTGAACGTCGATTACCGCGTGATCGAGATGGAGGGGTGGGTACCCGATGCCGCGCCGGGCCATGGCTGGCCACCCGAACGCCCATGGATCAACCCCAGCCCCAATGCACCCAACGTCAACATGGCGCGCGCCTATGCCGGCACGGTGATGCTGGAGGGGACGACCCTGTCCGAAGGGCGGGGTACCACCCGGCCGCTTGAACTGTTCGGCGCGCCCGATATCGATGCGCGCGCGGTGATCGGCGAAATGCACCGCATCGCGCCCGAATGGCTGGTCGGATGCACGCTGCGCGATTTCTGGTTTCAGCCGACGTTTCACAAGCATAGCGGGCAATTGTGCAGCGGCGTATTCATTCACGCCGACGCCCCCGGTTACGATCATGCCGCATTCCGCCCATGGCGCGTGCAGGCCGCGGGATTGAAGGCGATCCGGTCGCTGTACCCCGAATATCAGCTGTGGCGCGACTTCCCCTATGAATATGTGTTCGACCGGCTGGCGATCGACGTGATCAACGGCGGCCGTGCCCTGCGCGACTGGGTGGACGATGCAGCAGCTACGCCAGCCGACCTGGATGCCATCGCCCTGCCGGACGAGGCGGCATGGGAAGAAACGCGTCGTCCGTTCCTGATCTATTGA
- a CDS encoding DOMON-like domain-containing protein, whose protein sequence is MEYPLTCHPDTPPTGVTGVFVTLNRSSLHYRVAGADQLRVPPDALPERTDGLWRTTCFELFVRPAGESGYIEYNFAPSGQWAAYGFSDYRAGMHPLERATPPRIGRSGDTWHVDLADPLPRGRLSLTAVIEELDGTRSFWALAHPAGAPDFHHADCFAIDLTAPHSS, encoded by the coding sequence ATGGAATATCCCCTGACCTGTCATCCCGATACGCCGCCGACGGGCGTGACCGGCGTGTTCGTGACGCTGAACCGATCCAGCCTGCACTATCGGGTGGCGGGCGCGGATCAGCTGCGCGTGCCGCCGGATGCGCTGCCGGAGCGGACCGATGGCCTGTGGCGGACGACCTGTTTCGAGCTGTTCGTCCGGCCCGCGGGGGAGAGTGGCTATATTGAATATAATTTTGCCCCGTCCGGCCAATGGGCTGCCTATGGTTTTTCCGATTATCGGGCGGGGATGCACCCGCTGGAGCGTGCGACGCCGCCGCGGATCGGGCGCAGCGGCGACACCTGGCACGTCGATCTGGCCGACCCGCTGCCCCGTGGTCGCCTGTCCCTGACCGCGGTGATCGAGGAACTGGATGGTACGCGGTCGTTCTGGGCGCTTGCTCACCCGGCCGGCGCGCCCGATTTTCATCATGCCGATTGCTTTGCGATCGATCTGACGGCACCTCATTCGTCATGA
- a CDS encoding MFS transporter produces MEQAVSPDSTVRKITARLMPILCVMYLLAYIDRQNVSYAKLEMVDALGLSEAAYGLGASLFFLGYFLFEAPANLILSRVGARLWFARIMLTWGAITVALGFTQNTAMFYVLRFLLGVAEAGFFPGVLYLLTLWFPQARRAQMVGLFMIASAFANAAGSLVGGALLELDGAAGLAGWQWVFVATGIPAILMVPVVLMKLPSTPGEARWLTDAEKSWLAATLAAEAPPERAGESAWRALADPRVLLLAILYFGMPLGAYGLSYWLPTIVKAFGASNLQNGALNVIPWLFVAVALWAVPRHAARHGASRWHIAGPLLIAAASLMGSVLLPGAGFKFACLCIAAAAVFSAQPVFWSVPQGLLRGAHAATGLAVINSVGNLGGFAAQNAVPMVRDATGSTLAPMAMLAGALTIAAIGFLIALPRMGVGRAR; encoded by the coding sequence ATGGAACAGGCGGTGTCGCCGGACAGCACGGTCAGAAAGATTACCGCGCGGCTGATGCCGATCCTGTGCGTGATGTATCTGCTGGCCTATATCGACCGGCAGAACGTCTCCTATGCCAAGCTGGAGATGGTCGATGCGCTCGGCCTGTCGGAGGCCGCCTATGGCCTGGGCGCTAGCCTGTTCTTTCTCGGCTATTTCCTGTTCGAGGCACCGGCCAACCTGATCCTGTCGCGGGTCGGCGCGCGGCTGTGGTTCGCGCGGATCATGCTGACCTGGGGCGCGATCACCGTGGCGCTCGGCTTCACGCAGAACACCGCAATGTTCTATGTGCTGCGCTTTCTGCTGGGCGTGGCGGAGGCGGGTTTCTTTCCCGGCGTGCTGTATCTGCTGACCTTGTGGTTTCCCCAGGCGCGGCGGGCGCAGATGGTCGGGCTGTTCATGATCGCCAGCGCCTTTGCCAACGCCGCAGGATCGCTCGTCGGCGGTGCACTGCTGGAACTGGACGGAGCGGCCGGGCTGGCGGGATGGCAATGGGTGTTCGTCGCGACGGGCATCCCCGCCATCCTGATGGTGCCGGTGGTGCTGATGAAACTGCCCAGCACGCCGGGCGAGGCACGCTGGCTGACCGATGCGGAAAAATCCTGGCTGGCGGCGACGCTGGCCGCAGAGGCTCCGCCGGAACGGGCCGGGGAATCGGCGTGGCGGGCGCTGGCCGATCCGCGCGTGCTATTGCTGGCGATCCTGTATTTCGGGATGCCGCTGGGTGCCTATGGACTCAGCTACTGGTTGCCGACCATCGTCAAGGCGTTCGGTGCGTCCAACCTTCAGAACGGGGCGCTGAACGTCATCCCCTGGCTGTTCGTTGCCGTGGCGCTGTGGGCAGTGCCGCGCCATGCGGCCCGACATGGTGCGAGCCGGTGGCACATTGCCGGGCCGCTGCTGATCGCTGCCGCCAGCCTGATGGGCAGCGTGCTGCTGCCCGGTGCAGGGTTCAAATTCGCCTGCCTGTGCATCGCGGCGGCGGCGGTGTTTTCAGCTCAGCCGGTGTTCTGGAGCGTGCCGCAAGGGTTGCTGCGCGGCGCCCATGCCGCAACCGGGCTGGCGGTGATCAACTCGGTCGGCAATCTTGGGGGCTTTGCCGCCCAGAACGCGGTGCCGATGGTGCGCGACGCGACCGGCAGCACCCTGGCCCCGATGGCGATGCTGGCGGGTGCGCTGACCATTGCGGCGATCGGCTTTCTGATCGCCCTGCCCCGGATGGGTGTGGGGCGCGCCCGCTAA
- the manD gene encoding D-mannonate dehydratase ManD — protein sequence MRITSARVIVTCPGRNFVTLKIEVEGGQTGIGDATLNGRELAVAAYLTDHVCPNLIGRDARRIEDIWQFLYRGAYWRRGPVTMRAIAAVDMALWDIKAKAAGMPLYDLLGGASRDGVLVYGHANGADIDETVEAVGRYRDMGYKAIRAQSGIPGVKGAYGVARGDLYYEPADAALPTETLWNTPAYLNYAPKLFEALRDKHGHDIELLHDVHHRLTPIEAARLGKALEPSRLFWMEDCTPAENQDAFRLVRQHTVTPLAVGEIFNTIWDAKDLIRDQLIDYIRMTVVGSGGITHLRRVADYAAMYQVRTGCHGATDLSPVTMGCALHFDLWVPNFGIQEYMRHTPETDAVFPHAYSFSDGYLHPGDVPGHGVEIDEEMAAKFPYKPAQLPIARLQDGAMWNW from the coding sequence ATGCGGATTACGTCAGCCAGGGTCATCGTCACCTGTCCCGGCCGCAATTTCGTCACGCTGAAGATCGAGGTGGAGGGCGGCCAGACCGGGATCGGTGATGCAACGCTAAACGGCCGCGAACTGGCTGTCGCCGCCTATCTGACCGACCATGTCTGTCCCAATCTGATCGGACGCGATGCCCGCCGGATCGAGGATATCTGGCAGTTTCTGTATCGCGGCGCCTATTGGCGGCGTGGCCCCGTGACGATGCGGGCGATTGCCGCCGTCGACATGGCGCTTTGGGATATCAAGGCAAAGGCAGCGGGGATGCCGCTGTATGACCTGCTGGGCGGGGCCAGCCGCGACGGCGTGCTCGTCTATGGTCATGCCAATGGCGCCGACATTGACGAGACAGTCGAGGCGGTCGGCCGGTATCGCGACATGGGGTACAAGGCCATCCGGGCACAGTCGGGCATTCCGGGCGTCAAGGGTGCCTATGGCGTGGCGCGCGGCGACCTGTATTACGAACCCGCCGATGCGGCGCTTCCCACCGAAACGCTGTGGAATACGCCCGCCTATCTCAATTATGCGCCCAAGCTGTTCGAGGCGCTGCGCGACAAGCACGGCCACGACATCGAACTGCTGCACGATGTGCATCACCGCCTGACCCCGATCGAGGCGGCGCGGCTGGGCAAGGCGCTGGAGCCGTCCCGCCTGTTCTGGATGGAGGATTGCACCCCGGCGGAAAATCAGGACGCCTTTCGCCTGGTGCGACAGCATACCGTGACGCCGCTGGCGGTGGGCGAGATTTTCAACACGATCTGGGATGCAAAGGACCTGATCCGCGATCAGTTGATTGATTATATCCGCATGACTGTGGTTGGATCGGGCGGCATCACGCACCTGCGCCGCGTCGCCGATTATGCCGCGATGTATCAGGTGCGCACCGGCTGCCATGGCGCGACCGACCTGTCGCCTGTGACCATGGGCTGCGCCCTGCATTTCGACCTGTGGGTGCCCAATTTCGGCATTCAGGAATATATGCGCCACACCCCGGAAACCGACGCGGTCTTCCCGCATGCCTACAGCTTTTCCGACGGATATCTGCACCCCGGCGATGTGCCCGGCCATGGTGTCGAGATCGACGAGGAGATGGCGGCCAAATTCCCCTACAAACCGGCTCAGCTGCCCATTGCGCGGTTGCAGGACGGGGCAATGTGGAACTGGTGA
- a CDS encoding FadR/GntR family transcriptional regulator, translated as MTDNAKPGRAPRLYQQVAERLTRAIAAGTHAVGDRLPAERELAAAYAVSRPTVREAIIALELDGRVEVRVGSGVYVIQPRPPAATAPMDVGAFELTEARLLIEGETAALAASLITEAELAELDRLLAEMAAAVEADRQAGHPTGGPRMDELLDEQFHLTIARATQNSALAATVEQLWQTRNRSPQCARLFEKSRDWGVRPVVAEHRAILDALRSRDPARARAAMRDHLSRVLHYMLDATEVEAVAAARANAAARRRRFAGRPTE; from the coding sequence ATGACGGACAATGCGAAACCCGGCCGGGCACCGCGGCTGTATCAGCAGGTGGCAGAGCGGCTGACCCGGGCGATTGCGGCGGGTACCCATGCGGTTGGCGACCGCCTGCCCGCCGAGCGGGAACTGGCCGCCGCCTATGCCGTCAGCCGACCGACGGTGCGTGAGGCGATCATCGCGCTGGAGCTGGACGGACGGGTCGAGGTGCGCGTCGGATCGGGCGTCTATGTGATCCAGCCCCGGCCCCCCGCGGCTACTGCGCCGATGGACGTGGGCGCGTTCGAACTGACCGAGGCGCGGCTGCTGATCGAGGGCGAGACGGCGGCGCTGGCCGCCAGCCTGATCACCGAGGCAGAACTGGCCGAGCTGGACCGGCTGCTTGCCGAAATGGCAGCGGCGGTGGAGGCGGACCGCCAGGCCGGGCATCCGACGGGTGGGCCCCGCATGGACGAATTGCTGGATGAACAATTCCACCTGACCATTGCGCGCGCGACGCAGAACAGCGCGCTGGCCGCGACGGTCGAACAGCTGTGGCAGACGCGCAATCGCTCGCCGCAATGTGCCCGCCTGTTCGAAAAATCGCGCGACTGGGGCGTGCGGCCGGTGGTGGCCGAACATCGCGCCATCCTGGATGCGCTGCGGTCACGCGATCCGGCCCGCGCCCGCGCGGCAATGCGCGATCACCTGAGCCGCGTGCTCCATTACATGCTGGATGCAACGGAGGTGGAGGCAGTGGCGGCAGCCCGCGCCAATGCTGCCGCCCGCCGCCGCCGGTTCGCGGGACGACCCACGGAATAA
- a CDS encoding branched-chain amino acid aminotransferase produces the protein MQPERPSFVVEPHASPVAAADRDALLANPGFGKLFTDHMAIIRYSEDRGWHDAAIRARAPIALDPAASVLHYAQEIFEGLKAYRTADGGVTLFRPDRNAHRFQQSAARLAMPQLPADLFLQSVRELVSIDRDWIPAIDGGSLYLRPFMFASEVFLGVRPAKEYLYCVIASPAGAYFKGGTPAVSLWVSQDYTRAAAGGTGAAKCGGNYAASLVAQAEAIEQGCDQVVFLDAVERRWIEELGGMNTFFVFDDGTMITPPLTGTILPGITRDAILTLAADMGVAVREERYSLDQWCADSQSGRLREAFACGTAAVVTPIGSVRGHDIDFRIGNGGPGMVTQGIRERLVAIQRGEAPDPHGWVERIL, from the coding sequence GTGCAGCCCGAACGGCCCAGTTTCGTCGTCGAACCCCATGCTTCTCCGGTTGCCGCGGCCGATCGTGACGCGCTGCTCGCCAATCCCGGATTCGGCAAGCTGTTCACCGATCACATGGCCATCATCCGCTACAGCGAGGATCGCGGCTGGCACGACGCCGCCATCCGTGCGCGCGCGCCCATCGCGCTCGATCCCGCTGCATCGGTGCTGCATTACGCGCAGGAGATTTTCGAGGGGCTGAAGGCGTATCGCACTGCTGATGGCGGCGTCACCCTGTTCCGGCCCGACCGCAACGCGCACCGGTTCCAGCAATCGGCCGCGCGTCTGGCAATGCCGCAATTGCCCGCCGACCTGTTCCTTCAATCGGTCCGCGAACTGGTCAGCATTGATCGCGACTGGATCCCCGCCATCGACGGCGGATCGCTCTATCTGCGGCCGTTCATGTTCGCGTCGGAGGTGTTTCTGGGCGTGCGTCCGGCCAAGGAATATCTCTATTGCGTGATCGCATCGCCGGCTGGTGCCTATTTCAAGGGCGGGACGCCGGCCGTGTCGCTGTGGGTGAGCCAGGATTATACGCGCGCGGCGGCGGGCGGCACGGGCGCTGCCAAATGCGGTGGCAATTATGCCGCCAGCCTGGTGGCGCAGGCCGAGGCAATCGAACAGGGATGCGATCAGGTCGTGTTCCTGGACGCGGTCGAGCGCCGCTGGATCGAGGAACTGGGCGGCATGAACACGTTTTTCGTGTTCGATGACGGCACCATGATCACGCCCCCGCTGACCGGTACGATCCTGCCCGGCATCACCCGCGATGCCATCCTGACGCTGGCCGCTGATATGGGCGTTGCGGTTCGCGAGGAACGCTATTCCCTGGATCAGTGGTGCGCGGACAGCCAGTCGGGCCGGCTGCGCGAAGCTTTTGCCTGCGGCACGGCGGCGGTGGTGACGCCGATCGGGTCGGTTCGCGGCCATGATATCGATTTCCGGATCGGCAATGGCGGCCCGGGCATGGTCACTCAGGGCATCCGGGAACGGCTGGTCGCGATCCAGCGCGGCGAGGCACCCGACCCCCATGGCTGGGTGGAACGCATCCTTTAA
- a CDS encoding helix-turn-helix domain-containing protein: protein MAGQNTSDPLRSASPLFLREQEIRRGVELLYFGYSHLTRSIDERLAEQGLGRAHHRALYFIARQPDLSVSQLLGLLAITKQSLGRVLGELIDRELVEMRPGDRDRRQRLLRLTPAGRTLESQLFEALRERMSSAYQSAGQGAVGGFWAVLEGLIPSSERNRIEGLRRG, encoded by the coding sequence ATGGCTGGCCAAAACACTTCCGATCCGCTGCGTTCCGCATCTCCCCTGTTCTTGCGCGAACAGGAAATCCGGCGCGGCGTGGAACTGCTCTATTTCGGATACAGCCATCTGACGCGGTCCATCGACGAACGACTGGCCGAACAAGGTCTGGGCCGGGCGCATCACCGCGCGCTTTACTTCATCGCGCGTCAGCCGGATCTGAGCGTCAGCCAGCTGCTCGGCCTGCTGGCGATTACCAAGCAATCGCTGGGCCGTGTGCTTGGCGAATTGATCGATCGCGAACTGGTCGAAATGCGGCCCGGCGACCGGGATCGCCGCCAGCGGCTGTTGCGGCTGACCCCGGCCGGTCGCACCCTGGAAAGCCAGTTGTTCGAGGCACTGCGCGAACGGATGAGCAGCGCCTATCAAAGCGCGGGCCAGGGCGCGGTCGGCGGGTTCTGGGCCGTGCTGGAGGGGCTGATCCCGTCCAGCGAGCGCAACCGGATCGAAGGGTTGCGCCGGGGCTGA